Within the Erigeron canadensis isolate Cc75 chromosome 6, C_canadensis_v1, whole genome shotgun sequence genome, the region atattgtacGCGTGTGTATATTGTTTTGAGTTACCTCGTAAAGCTTTATTGGTTTGTCTCAATTGGATAATCATTTGAACTATTGGGTATTTTGTAGGTTTTAGCTAATGATGATGCCAGATTTGGATATAATGCTGCCACCGACAAATATGAAGATTTGATGTCAGCTGGAATTATTGATCCAACAAAGGTGAGTTGCAAAACTGCATGCAATATTTGACAAGCCTTTAGTCGTACGAGTTGTacgttttctattttatatgtGACTTCAATGAAAGAAAGCATTCCAGGACACATCCTAAgaacatttttattaatttacataaGTATATGCTGAAACAAATTAATTCACAATCACTCTTCAGATGAGGCATTATATTTTGGATTAAATTTCAGGTGGTGAGATGTTGTTTGGAGCATGCTTCATCAGTAGCAAAAACATTCTTGATGTCGGATTGTGTAGTCGTAGAGATCAAGGAACCTGAACCTGTGGTTGCTGGAAACCCCATGGATAATTCCGGTACTTAAATCGTTCTTTGATACATATTTAACAATCTTAAGTGTGGTGGCTTTGTTCATACCTTAAGTTGTGGATGTTAAATTGCTTTCAGGCTATGGGTACTAAGGCAGCTGAAGGATCTCTGATGGGATACTAGAAACGAAGAGGAACGGGGTTGATTGGATATTCCATTATTATATCTACTAGGAGGTAATCCTGTGTTTAGATTAGATCTCCAGGATGCGGCAAGGCATGTATCATGACTTTTCTGAGTATAAATGAAGCGCAAGTTTCATCATTGTTCTCTTTTATGGTATTCCCTATTGTTGCAACTTCTCTTgttatattaatgtttgtttttataaatttattgtaaCCAATGTTGCAAAAAGTCGTTAACTGGTTGGGATCTTGGAATGCGTTCTTAAACTGATTGGGGAGGACTTCAATCGAAATCTTTTATAtaacaagaaaagaaatttGAAACTATATGTATCACATTAGAATTGAAACATGAAAGTTATTGGTTGGAAATGTGAGTATAATTCTTCAAATACtttaaacatattattattagttattgcGCCTTGgaacaatttttattaatggCTGATAGATGCTGATCATTCCCTAAAGCAAAACTGGCTAATTACCACTACATGTTAATTTAAGTGTGGCGAATAGATAgttctaaacaaaattaaattacaccatttatTTGAGCCTTTATGTTCCTTATATAGGTGTGGGAACCCGATACAAAGGCTATACTTTTTACCATGTCAATGATTTGGCTTGAGCTATATCCATATGATCGATCATCTTTGGTATTAGGTCCGTCTTTCTAACCTTCTCATTCGACCGCAATTTCATTCTTTGCAATTCCTTTGAAGCCTTCGTCTTGTCTTGTCTTCTTGTTGCCGTTATTCTGAACCTGTATCCACGACCCATACATGTCGACCAACCCACCCTTGTTTATCTTCCGTTACTTTTAATCTGGTAGtctaatcaaaactaaaagttgACCATAAACGTCAGCAAGCTATATCTTAGCCTCCACAACAGCCACgtttatatttctggaaaatgtCACCAATCTAAAATGAGTGGTACTTCCTTGTAATCCGCATAATCAACGTGTGTCGGGTTGTAGTAAAAGCCATAAAAAAGGAGTTCGCTATAGTCTTGAATTACTGAATCAATTGCTTTGCTAGGGACTTCGATACTAAATTTATCGCTCTGAACATGTTCCAAACATTAACATCTACGTAGGATCggatttatgtcaaaagtttgATTATAGGTGATTAATGGAGGAATTTGTTAGTGATTGACGTCAGtctttttctactttttgtAAAACATGGAAATAGTCTTTATGTTACGTAGGAGTAAGACGGTTTATATCTAATCCTTCCTATATATTTTCAAAGACGGTATTGAGATTTATTACCCATAAAAGACTGTTTTGGTTTAGAGGAGTGTGTGTTTTGAAGTTACATGAATGAGAGAGTGTGTGCGATTGTGTTTgtgtgatatgatatgaaatgaaatttcaaTTTGGCAAAATGATATCACGTACACTATTTTTACAACTAAAATGAGTATTTATACTCTtagttgttattattatgtgaAATACAGTAGCAAACAATACTTGCACGACTAACTCACTAAAACTTTTGTCTCAACaatctcttctttttttaatgaatatgaCTTTTGAACttgaattttgagattttctttTTGCTTTGGTCTTCAATCCATTTTGGACATTCTTTGACCCTTGAACTCATTTATCTTCATTATTGCACATCGAAGTATCGAACATCCGAatcttgaaactttttttatCAACTTTAACTTATTAAATAAtctttccattttcttaatgataataataatctctCCACTTCGTATCACTTTTCATCTTCAAATACACCTTTCTTCAAATACTACTCGTATTTCATCTTTAAGCAATTCATAATTTAACCTCTTCAAACTTTCGTTTACATCTTCCATACCTATTCAAATTTCACAGTATCTCAAATTTAACCTTTTTAGGCTTAATTTTCACAAATTAATCTCAAACAATTAACGAAATTATTTTCATACGATCTTCAACTAactattttgaatttgttttagcTTCAAACTTAATCTTGAACAAATCTCCAAATTTTTGACGAATCAATCTGTACTTATCTTCATCTTTTCCATCACAATCGAGATTAAATTAGGgccacaaaaaaagaaaaaaaaactcaaacacCACAaatcgaaaaaaaaataaaaaatctaaatCAACTTTTTGGTAAGATAAAGAAACATtccatctatctatatataaattatcgTCTCTTTGAGACTGAATTATTCgaaaataaaaagatgtttGCAGCTATTTAACTCAACGTGTATCACGATTttctctactttttttttttttacagcaaCGTGTATCACGATTTTGATTTACAAGCACTCTATAAATGAATCGTTCTTACAGCAAAAAGCTGTGAAAATTTAATTATCTTAAATTGAAACCTCACTGAAATATGGAAGAAGATCAACATACCACTCCAAGATCGTCGCGAATAGGCCAAAGAATAATATTGTTACCATTGCCTGCTCAAGGTCATCTTACTCCTATATTTCAACTAGCATACACTCTTCATAATCAAGGTTTCAAAATAACAATCGTACATCCGCAAACATTGTCTCCTGATCAATCAAACTATCCCCACTTCACTTTCAAGTCGATTTATGATGGATTTTCGGATATTCATAAGTATATGCCGAAGAAACCAAGCACGAGCTTTTTCGTTACCTATCTTAATAACAACTGTATGGATTCATTTAGGGATTGTTTAGCTGAATTATTGGCCGAACCCAATGAGCCTCCGGTGGCTTGTTTGATCACGGACGCTGAATACTACTTTGCTCAGGATGTGGCCAACTCTTTGAAAGTCCATCGGTTGGTGTTTTGGGCTTGCAATATTGTTTCGGTCCTTGTCTATAGGGATTTACCTTCTTTCTATGATAAAGGTTGCTTCAATCTTACAGTAAAAGGTCTGTTCTTATTCTTATATATCTTCTCAATCAGTAAATGTTTTACATTTGTTATTAAAGGCTTAGTTGCTTACATAgtcttattaatatatatatctatactatctatataaacaaactcccTCCCTCAAAATTTAaccctctacctttaaaatctctaatttacccttttaatctatattaacatcaaacactttatccctaaaattccaaaaatacccttaaaaaaaactcttacGCGTGTCTCTTCCCTTCCCCGCAGTTgttcacatagtataccaaaaaaacacacatgtgttactaaatttaataataaatcaacGTAAAAATcgctcactctaaaacaacaacggcggtttgcactttcagccggactaagaaacacttgagttgaatcatacatttatGTAATGACACAGTACCATTACTTAACTAACGTTTTTTTCCTATGTCccgccgcatagcgcgggtacaaggctagtataTATCCTATGTCccgccgcatagcgcgggtacaaggctagtataTATATGCTCAAATTCGAGTGATGGATCAGTTATGGCATGATATGTACATACTATAGAATATAAACTATGTAAATATTAATTTGAGAACCATAATTAAGTCGAAAATCAATGAACAAGTTCTAGCCACACATCTCCTTTCTTATTATTCCTCTTTTTCCCACGATCcgccgccgtcaccaccaccaccaccatccttCGGGTCGGTCCATGCCGGCTAAGGGAATCGTTCATTAGATCACACTATTACTGATCACCCCGTTGATCAATCATCCCACCCCAACAACTACGTATCTTTTATTAATACcattaagggcgaagcccgctcaTGATTTCCAGCAgtgtggtggcggtggtggtggtggtgggggtaAGAAGGGGAGGAAAAATATGTGGCTGAGATTTGTTCCATGATTAACTTTCTctagtttttatttgattacAACAGTATAAATTTGTCTACATTTTCACCCATTCTACGCTTAATTACAATAAACTACTCGTAATAATTAAAGGTAAAATCTCAGGTCTTGATAGAACTAAAATAACAATAGGCCCTTATGTGAACTGAAGTTGATTTACTGATTGAATATAGATTGCAGCTTAACTTAAGATTAACAATATGAACCAAAAATACATAGCACGTAATTATATTGACCATCCTATTTCCATGTGATCACTTCATTCTTTCAGACTCAGAATTTGAAACGCGGGTGCCAAAATATCCAATTCTGAAAATTAAAGACATTGTAAAGATTACAACTAATCCAAAATGTTCAGCAGAACTTCAAAGGAATATTGCTAAACAGATAAAAGCATCATCAGGAATAATTTGGAATTCCTTCATACAACCAGAAGAAGCTATATTGGAAAACCTTAAACAAGATTTTGGGATCCCAGTATTCACTTTAGGCCCACTTCAGATGTATCATCCAGGTTTCACAAGCAATCAGCTGCTTGAAGAAGACAGGACTTTTTTCTCATGGCTAGATGCTCAAAAACCCAAGTCTGTAATATATGCTAGTTTTGGGAGCTTTGCAAAAGTAAGCAAGTCAGAGTTTCAACAAGTGGCTCATGGGTTAGCCAACATTGGCTTTCCATTCTTGTGGGTGGTTCGACCCGGGGTTGTTGAGGGTTCAGAATGGCTCGAGTGGTTGCCAGAGAAGTTCCTAGAAGAAGTCGCTGGTAAGGGGCACATAGTGAAATGGTGTCCGCAGAATGAAGTTCTAGCACATCCCGCGATAGGGTGTTTTTGGACTCACAGTGGATGGAATTCAACATTAGAGAGCGTATGCAAAGGAGTTCCCATGATTTGTTCGCCTTGTAACGTGGGCCAACCCATAATTGCAAGATACGTAAGTGATGTCTGGAAGATTGGCGTTTTGTTGGAAGATGGTCTTGAAAGGATGGGAATCGAGAGAGCGATCAAAAGAGTAATGTTGGATAAAGAAGGTGAAGAAATGCGGAGAAGAATAAGTCGTTTGAAGGAGGAGGTCACCATCTCTTTTGATGAAGGTGGATCATCACATACGTCGCTAAAGAGTTTGATTGGTCATATATTATCGCTTTAACTGCAATAATTCATTTGTAAAGTTTGTTCTGTATTCTTGAAAGGGATTAGTGCATGTAATGTAATCAACAAGATGGTCTTGAAAGGATGGGAATCGAGAGAGCGATCAAAAGAGTAATGTTGGATAAAGAAGGTGAAGAAATGAGAAAAAGAATTAAGTAATTTAAAGGAGGAGGTAGCAATCTCTTTCGATGAAGGTGGATCATCACATACATCAGTAAAGAGTTTGATTGATTATATATCATCGCTTTAACTTTGCTTAATTGGTTTGTTATTGTGTGTATCTAACTCTAAATTCCTCTATTGTCGAGTAGTATCAAACTCTTATGGCCACTCTCTAATTCCGCCATTACCAAAGATGTTAAGTGTTGAATTTACAGATGTTCACATACTGTCCAGTTTCCATTTTTATCTTGCAAAATTGGGTAacaatttcttttcaaaatttaaattgttAGATATACTTAGATGTAAGTTAGGTTCATCTAATTCATGGAAATGTGACTAATTCATATCAAGTATCCCAATATAGCATGTCATGTATGAAATTTTGATGCAAAATTATCAGGGCGACAGGTTGACATTATGCAATAGTAGTGTTACTTTATGTGTAGTTAGGATGATTTTAGTAGTCTATATCCATAACTATAACTATGAGAGGACATGGAAAAACTTAATACTTTAAAAACTTAATTGtcaaattattaaataatacttTTTTATTCACATTTAAATCAAATGTCATTTATATTTACACCATTTAATCTTACGTGACAATCTTAGTTGgcaaataaaattttgttttaattgagGTATCTTCatgttttttctatttttataaacaaCTTTAGATCgaatatttttttacattaacTTAATTTGAATTAGGCTTTCCAATATAAGCCTTTCACATTGCTAAATAGTGTTCGGTAGCAATTATACCGATCACAATCACTTAGATTCGAGGTTAAAATAATATAGCaccaacaaaatttatatatatataaaaaaatatagaagcCATAAACTTTTGGAAttaatatgatttgtattaaataatataacGAAAACATAATAGAAAACATACCCGTTGATCCTGAAGAACCTGATGATTAAACATACTTGCCATTTATTACGGGTTCCCAAAACGAAATGATTAAATTTATGGGGAGTAAGGAACGATTGAAATAAGAACCgaatgtttattttatattattttattggaacGGCATAATATTAGTTGTAAATGAGAGACATTATTagcattatatttataatgtagAATGTTATAGTTTAGCCCTTGGTGTTTATATGTGCCATATAAGTCCCCTGTAGTTTCAATCATCTATTGGGAAACTATATAGTATGTCTTTAAGAGCAAATACGTTCATCGTATATCTACTAGACATAGAGATtttagttatcgtcaattatcatatcatgaaTGATAAATGATCAAGGATGGtcacatttaacgtggttccaacattaaCGACTTAATTATTTACTTCCTTCAAATAGTTTTACATGtggtataaaatttataaaaaattagtataaCATATTAGCAGCAACATACACCGCATACGCCTCAGAAAAAACACATGATACACAtgtttcaaaatattatatcaaATACTCCAAAATTTATGATGAAAACAACTCAAAAAGATTGCAGGAGTTTCAAATTTAGACAAACTTATAGGATTTGAAGTTCTTCCGAGCATTAGATTTTAAAGGTATCAATGAATGGAACCCCATCATCGCTGAGATTAGTGCGTTCGTAGAAGCTTTAAAAATATTCGTAATAAGTAAAGGATTTGTACAGAGCCAGGGAGTCGGAATTTATGAGTTCTTCGGCTCGCTTTATGTAAACTTCTTTGCTTGGATAACAAAAATTTACTATTGAAAACCTGTCTTTCTGCTTATTTACTGCTGCTCTGTGATAAGGAGCTTTGTAAATTCCATTGCTCACGACTACATTAATCAAATGCCCAAGAAAGATAAGAGGGCAACTTTTAGCATAACAACTAGAGCCAAATCAATGGTATCAAGTTTTCATGACCATATGCatatttataactatatatgatAGGTCCTAAAGGATATAATAAGATGGTTTAAAATGTCTCAAAGAGTTGTagagggggtgaatacaacttttacTTAATCTATTTGATAAAAGACTTTTTAATGCAGAATGTAAATTATCTTAAAGTTTTATCCGTATTCAGCTTGAGATAACTATATTAATGAAACAGTTTGTGAATGaacataatataaatacaataaagtAAAGGGCAGTCCAAGAACAAAGTGTAAGCTAATTTTCAACTAATTCTTTTATTGAAGAATAATAAGAATTATAAGTAGTTGTGAAACACATTAGCCTACAATTCTAACTACCTGGGTGAATAGCAAGTTACAACTATGTTTATCAACTCTACTAGCAAAAGCTAAGTACAACATGGATCCAAGCTGATAAGCTTTAATCGTTGTGAGAGTTAATGTAATGGATGCACACATTCTTGAGACACAAAAACTTATTTATATAGGCATCAAGACTGCCTTGGATGCCATCCATTTCTTTCCATGCATCTTGATCTAATGGCCTCTACTTCAGTAGTGGGTGATAGTGACATTGTCCTTTTTGTTCCCTACTTGCTCACCAAGGTTGATCGTGCAACAACAATACAATAATGGACACCTGATAGAATGTTTACAATCACAACTGACACTTCTAGAATGTCTTTTCTGATGCTTATCCGGttgataaataatatatacaaagttataaaaattttgGAGCACTTGCAATACTCTAGACTGACAATGTACTTTCCAAGCTGACTCCAAGATCCAAGTCGATTTCCATCCATCAGCTTGGCCTACTATCCTTGTTTTTCATCTTCAATTTAGACCAAGTGTTTGTTCTTCTTTTGATGCAGCTTGAGAGATATCATCTTCTAGTGTTCAGGTTGACTCAGCTTGGAACTCTCCAAGCTGACTCAACTTCAAAACCAAAGACTTAAGTATTTCTTGAGTTGTTTGTCATCTTCAAATCTATCTTGGAGTGTATGAGTGACTTGACTCCAACAATATCAAACTAGGATAACTTGCATAAGagaataaaaatatgtttcttTTAAATCTTTCCATACTTCACTTGCAACTTCAGAGAAATATTGTCCTAAGTATAATTCTTGACTTATAGATCCTAAAATCCATGAGAATACTACAGAATTACCCCTATCCCACTGTTTAGCTAACACTTCATCACTATCATATATCTTTTTCACATGTACCATCTATGAACCGtactttatttttagtttctaaAGCAAGAAGCATAGCAAATGACCACACATTGTAATTCTCACTTCTAATTAGCTTAAAAAAAGTATAGCATCACCACTAGTATTAGTAGGATGAAAATATAAAGGATCACCAAAATTAAGACTACTAACTTGAGTTTTAGAACTACCACCAGAACCACCAAGAGTAGATTTTAAGAGCCATTTAGAACAATTAAATAACAGATATTCAATCACACAACAAATAGATCAAATAATAGCAGAACAATCAACACAGATATCACTTAATCAACAAATAGCCAAAGACTAAACAAACAATAAGAAAACAGAACAGAATATTAAAACTTAATAAagaaatttaaagaagaaaacaattttaaaaaaaaatatatttctaaTCTCTCAAAATTGTCAGTGACAGGATTCAAAGTCTCTCAATGAAGAACGGTCAAGGATAACACAATTGATTTTGTGAGAttagaataaaaaataattttgtaaaaagACTTTATATAAACAAGATGAGAGAAAGAAATCAACAGTACAGTGCTTTCGACTCAAGGTAGAGGGACCTAATTCTtttcttgattcacttagtcaagaaTAATAATCATGATCTAAATTAAGCAGCTAAATAACAAGATCGATAACCAGAAAACCCTAAAAACTAGTGTTTCATAGATCTAAGGTTTCGAAAACGAAATACACCCCAAATTTAACAAAACCTCAATCAAATATCACCGATTAGAGTAacgtggctctgataccatgaacgATTTTAAAAAACAAGCAATCAACAAATATtactattgttattattattatgaataaatCAGTTGGCTAGATTATCCAACTTACAAAGTATTGATTATTACAAAACGAATAAGAAATTATATGGATCAAGATGATCTTTATACAGAAAATAATAGCGGGATGAATATCTATTCGAATGAAAAGtgagaaaatatatatgcaaaacaATTGTGTCTGAATGAATTATTGGATGCACAACCATAGCAGCTTAAATACTCTCACTTGTCACCGAGCTCCTCTCATCTTCTTCAGTAGTGCAACTTTAGTCCTTTAAGTTTGAGAAATGACAAACCTATAGAAAACTAAACACCACAAGTTAGTAAAACATATAGAAATAACCCaaagtttattttaatgaaatttttatgattttgaaagaaaacttttgaaataacaaaattaaagaaGAGATTTGTGATTCACGGCTGTTTTGGGCAGCAAAGTCACGACAAATATGACTCCAAATGAGCTCCTAAACTTGCTTCACCATCTCCTTGAATGTCTAGCTTAACCCTGTGTTATTGTTATTGATTATGTTAGATGTTGGGCTATAATTTCTTGTGTGTTTGAACCGAAAAGAAAAGAGGAAGTGCAAAAAATTTTGAGAGAGATTGTGTGACTAGAGTGTGTGAGAAATGACATACAAAAAGAGAGAGTGGAGTGTATAGGTAGGAAAACTTACCCAGGAAGCTTGTGTTGgattgatgtgtgaaatctagtcttaaatttataaaacacgaaTCACCTTgcgactgactactacacacttggacccattcgtatgcagtatagctAACTTAGTAaatccgagatcgttcacaaggactttttataagcaattgtattaagaaatgtaattcaagaaaaatgggggttttgtggccgagttgccacgttacaagtagttagtttgaaaagtcagtaatcccgagGGATTAATCGAATgagaagtttgttgttgaaaacaataatttaaaggttacccatcttgatttcgctcgacaacatgttaagattgcacatttgatgaagttcaaattcaatttagtaattaaatgaccgagactcaaattaatcgccaaccccgtacccgtcaagttaacaacttatttgactctcttgtataaactagtttcattattaagaccggtaccccgagacgcctttttataacttctctagttcaaaaatggttttggtcatttcagataacaattgtgtctatagattgtacccaaccatcaacccgttaattcttattaatcaCTAGTTACCTTCTACCGTACCCATCATAGaaccaatcgcttctaaccaagcaatcaaaataacttctacccaaACCCTAGTCGTCATTAAGTTTGAATataaattatccgcaatcaataactAAAggacaaagaattaatagattaagatcacgacacaacgttaaatcaaatcacttgaattataaaatgttgtgcaatccttacataatgtctcactctatcaagatggatgaaaaggcgatagccactcatattaaaatacgaataacaaatcaaatagaaagaattcatcattaccgaatacaaagaattgaacggaaataacgagaataatccaatcgtaatatcgatcttcaaggatgataaatctgatcaaaagtctcctcAAAAGGTCTTAAAAACGGCTGGAAAGTATGagatagggttttggaatgaataagcatgttatatatatgtttccaaaatTTTGCCCAGATTCGGACCTCGTTGCGGGGCAACTACAGGTTGCGGGGCAACTAGGTCTAGCTTCGCGTTGACTTGTTGACTTTCAATGATTTAAAGCTAAAGGCGTTGCAGGGCAACCACAGTAGTTGCGGGGCAACGATTCTCCTCTGTTTTCCTATTGCGGCTCAACTTCAAGTTGCGGGGCAACTCTCCATTTTCAagctttgactttcattgactttcTGCAATCTTCATCCAAATGCTTAGGAATCATCCgttagcacttatttcacctcaataatgtcgttttctccagatttacgCTTAAATACCTGTCAGAAACCTGAAACaataacaaataccataaacgtatcaaatgtatacaaaaacgactcaataaacatgctaacttaatCATATTAtccgtgggaaatgggtataaaatacgataTATCATGGATCATATAGTCAAGTCTCATTTGTTTGGtaaggtgtttgtgtgtatgtaatacatatatatgtgtatgccGATTTTGGCCTTTAAATTCCAAAAATTTTATACAAATTCTTATAAAACTAAGGCCTGTTTATAAAATATGGATATGTGGCAAGTGTTTGTCTGGTTACTAACTTTATTTAAGATGAGATGttaaacttatataaatatatatatatatatagggtttgggtattgtaaaacaactattaa harbors:
- the LOC122603472 gene encoding UDP-glycosyltransferase 76B1-like isoform X2, with the protein product MEEDQHTTPRSSRIGQRIILLPLPAQGHLTPIFQLAYTLHNQGFKITIVHPQTLSPDQSNYPHFTFKSIYDGFSDIHKYMPKKPSTSFFVTYLNNNCMDSFRDCLAELLAEPNEPPVACLITDAEYYFAQDVANSLKVHRLVFWACNIVSVLVYRDLPSFYDKGCFNLTVKDSEFETRVPKYPILKIKDIVKITTNPKCSAELQRNIAKQIKASSGIIWNSFIQPEEAILENLKQDFGIPVFTLGPLQMYHPGFTSNQLLEEDRTFFSWLDAQKPKSVIYASFGSFAKVSKSEFQQVAHGLANIGFPFLWVVRPGVVEGSEWLEWLPEKFLEEVAGKGHIVKWCPQNEVLAHPAIGCFWTHSGWNSTLESVCKGVPMICSPCNVGQPIIARYVSDVWKIGVLLEDGLERMGIERAIKRVMLDKEGEEMRKRIK
- the LOC122603472 gene encoding UDP-glycosyltransferase 76G1-like isoform X1, with the translated sequence MEEDQHTTPRSSRIGQRIILLPLPAQGHLTPIFQLAYTLHNQGFKITIVHPQTLSPDQSNYPHFTFKSIYDGFSDIHKYMPKKPSTSFFVTYLNNNCMDSFRDCLAELLAEPNEPPVACLITDAEYYFAQDVANSLKVHRLVFWACNIVSVLVYRDLPSFYDKGCFNLTVKDSEFETRVPKYPILKIKDIVKITTNPKCSAELQRNIAKQIKASSGIIWNSFIQPEEAILENLKQDFGIPVFTLGPLQMYHPGFTSNQLLEEDRTFFSWLDAQKPKSVIYASFGSFAKVSKSEFQQVAHGLANIGFPFLWVVRPGVVEGSEWLEWLPEKFLEEVAGKGHIVKWCPQNEVLAHPAIGCFWTHSGWNSTLESVCKGVPMICSPCNVGQPIIARYVSDVWKIGVLLEDGLERMGIERAIKRVMLDKEGEEMRRRISRLKEEVTISFDEGGSSHTSLKSLIGHILSL